Proteins found in one Sorghum bicolor cultivar BTx623 chromosome 1, Sorghum_bicolor_NCBIv3, whole genome shotgun sequence genomic segment:
- the LOC8080214 gene encoding uncharacterized protein LOC8080214, with the protein MGSLMAGWDSPVLADDDKKVNARRNRSLTKEEVEAFWKQRRSRRSSEEGGGELASPLSSPPATATWQESPFGSSEKPAAAAVRVDGFLPGGGSGDDDDAAADSPSRSRDWWTRSSWAFLNEPPQEEPSARAQQRYTPQFHVARIATGNA; encoded by the exons ATGGGGTCTCTCATGGCTGGCTGGGACTCGCCGGTTCTTGCCGACGACGACAAGAAAG TTAACGCGCGCCGGAACCGGTCGCTGACCAAGGAGGAAGTGGAGGCGTTCTGGAAGCAGCGTCGGAGTCGGAGGTCGTCGGAGGAAGGCGGCGGCGAGCTCGCCTCGCCTCTTTCCTCGCCGCCGGCCACCGCCACG TGGCAGGAGAGCCCGTTCGGGAGCTCGGagaagccggcggcggcggcggtccgTGTGGACGGCTTCCTCCCGGGCGGCGGATccggagacgacgacgacgcggcaGCTGACAGCCCCAGcaggagccgcgactggtggacGCGGAGCAGCTGGGCGTTCCTCAACGAGCCGCCGCAGGAGGAGCCCTCCGCCAGGGCGCAGCAGCGCTACACGCCGCAGTTCCACGTCGCACGCATCGCCACCGGCAACGCCTGA
- the LOC8079697 gene encoding protein N-terminal and lysine N-methyltransferase EFM7 codes for METAVFSAASLFHGADDSDDDRDEMQVSDEGKKPAKLEYEERAHDFPGMKLSVREFSCHELNANLLWPGTFSFATWLVKNQSILVGRRILELGSGTGALAIFLRKAFEVDITTSDYDDKEIEENIAYNCRANTLDVLPHIRHTWGHPFPVSRPDWDIVIASDILLYVKQYDNLIKTVSFLLNEYKQNGHKSDSITITNKSGTQVPAKSPVFLMSWRRRIGKDQSLFFDGCEKAGLEVQHLGDLVYLISKKR; via the exons ATGGAGACCGCCGTCTTCTCCGCCGCCTCCCTCTTCCACGGCgccgacgacagcgacgacgacCGAG ACGAGATGCAGGTCAGCGACGAGGGGAAGAAGCCGGCGAAGTTGGAGTATGAGGAGAGAGCCCACGACTTCCCTGGCATG AAACTGAGTGTAAGGGAGTTCTCATGCCATGAGCTTAATGCCAACCTTTTGTGGCCTGGGACATTTTCATTTGCTACTTGGCTGGTTAAGAACCAGTCGATTTTGGTTGGACGGCGTATCCTAGAATTAGGAAG TGGGACAGGAGCTCTGGCTATCTTTCTTAGGAAGGCATTTGAGGTGGACATTACAACCTCTGATTATGATGACAAGGAAATCGAAGAGAACATAGCTTACAATTGCAGAGCGAATACCTTGGATGTCTTACCTCATATCAGAC ACACATGGGGACACCCATTTCCAGTTTCCAGACCAGATTGGGACATTGTCATTGCAAGCGATATCCTACTTT ATGTTAAGCAGTATGACAATCTGATCAAAACAGTGTCCTTTCTTTTGAATGAATACAAGCAGAATGGTCACAAATCTGACAGCATAACCATCACGAACAAATCAG GAACGCAAGTACCTGCAAAATCACCAGTGTTTCTGATGAGCTGGCGCAGAAGAATCGGAAAGGACCAATCACTTTTCTTCGATGGGTGCGAGAAAGCGGGCCTGGAAGTGCAGCACTTGGGTGATCTTGTGTACCTCATCAGCAAAAAGAGGTGA
- the LOC8080213 gene encoding uncharacterized protein LOC8080213: MGSLMSGWSSSVLSDKEVRLMRNRSLTKDEVAAFWRRQQQQGRPAAPEPNAGSPGAEILVPHAANKRQLEATRSLPPLLAGRGATRSNDDDLTCCAAYGRYGAGDQQLVSSRSEPPSPAATARGEGFFLPVPENAAAADSSGMSRGWWTRSSWAFLNEPPPTREEVVLGRAQRSFACDQFHAARIVTGNA; this comes from the exons ATGGGATCCCTGATGTCCGGTTGGAGCTCATCAGTGCTGAGTGACAAGGAAG TTCGTTTGATGAGGAACCGGTCGCTGACCAAGGATGAGGTGGCGGCGTTCTGGaggaggcagcagcagcagggcagGCCAGCAGCGCCGGAGCCGAACGCCGGCTCTCCCGGCGCG GAGATACTAGTCCCGCACGCCGCTAATAAGCGTCAGTTGGAGGCGACGAGGTCCTTGCCTCCGCTGCTAGCTGGCCGCGGCGCCACGAGGagcaacgacgacgacctcaCGTGCTGCGCAGCTTACGGTCGTTACGGCGCCGGTGACCAGCAGCTCGTCTCTTCCCGTAGCGAGCCGCCAtcgccggcggcgacggccCGAGGGGAGGGTTTCTTCCTCCCCGTCCCCgagaacgccgccgccgccgatagCTCTGGCATGAGCCGCGGCTG GTGGACCCGGAGCAGCTGGGCGTTCTTGAACGAGCCGCCGCCGACAAGGGAGGAGGTGGTGTTGGGCAGGGCGCAGAGGAGCTTCGCGTGTGACCAGTTCCACGCCGCACGGATCGTCACCGGCAACGCCTAG
- the LOC8079696 gene encoding SPX domain-containing protein 4 has protein sequence MKFGKDFRNHLEETLPAWRDKYLAYKALKKLIKNLVPPHPAAAPPLPPPPPAPAPAAAEGPGAGAVAAAQGNVDLGNWFARILDAELHKLNEFYIEREEWYVIRLQVLKERIERVKAKKNDAFTSRSEFTEEMLEIRKDFVIIHGEMILLQTYSSLNFAGLVKILKKYDKRTGGVLSLPFTQRVRHQPFFTTEPLTRLVRECEANLELLFPVEAEVLEPSSSSNLEPHDVARCDPTSSRDVETVDVYRSTLAAMKAIQGLRKASSTYNPLSLSRFFHGEDGEACSGAITSESSLSDSSTDSQIQDAGKDDKEVQSNSREQNAAQGGQNCRRPTDE, from the exons ATGAAGTTCGGGAAGGATTTCCGGAACCACCTGGAGGAGACGCTGCCGGCGTGGAGGGACAAGTACCTCGCCTACAAGGCCCTCAAGAAGCTCATCAAGAACCTGGTGCCACCACATCCCGCGGCGgcccctcctcttcctcctcctccccccgcccccgcccccgccgctGCTGAGGGGCCGGGGGCGGGGGCTGTGGCCGCCGCGCAGGGGAACGTCGACCTGGGCAACTGGTTCGCCAGAATCCTCGATGCGGAGCTGCACAAGCTCAACGAGTTCTACATCGAGAGGGAGGAGTGGTACGTCATCCGCCTCCAG GTGCTCAAGGAGAGGATTGAGCGTGTCAAAGCTAAGAAGAATGATGCTTTTACATCCAGGAGTGAATTTACTGAAGAAATGTTAGAGATACGCAAGGATTTTGTGATCATACATGGTGAAATGATTCTTCTGCAGACCTACAGCTCCCTGAATTTTGCTG GACTAGTGAAGATACTGAAGAAGTATGACAAGAGAACAGGCGGCGTGCTTAGCTTGCCTTTCACTCAGCGTGTCCGTCACCAGCCTTTTTTCACCACCGAACCTTTGACAAGGCTTGTTCGAGAATGCGAGGCTAATCTTGAACTTCTTTTCCCGGTTGAAGCAGAAGTTCTTGAGCCTAGTTCATCCTCAAATCTGGAACCACATGATGTGGCTAGGTGTGACCCAACATCATCCCGCGATGTGGAAACCGTCGATGTTTACCGAAGCACACTCGCAGCTATGAAGGCAATACAGGGCCTTCGGAAAGCCAGCTCTACTTACAACCCACTGTCTCTGTCTAGGTTCTTCCATGGCGAGGACGGCGAAGCCTGCTCTGGTGCCATCACTTCTGAGAGTTCACTGTCAGATTCCTCAACAGACTCCCAGATTCAGGATGCTGGAAAGGATGataaagaggtgcaatcaaatTCGAGGGAGCAAAATGCTGCCCAAGGGGGACAGAATTGCAGAAGGCCGACTGATGAATAa
- the LOC8080212 gene encoding transmembrane protein 184A yields the protein MEWASAAYTAAALVCATAACVVALAHIYRHLLHYAEPIYQRFIVRMIFMVPVYSVMSFLSLILPDNAIYFNSIREIYDAWVIYNFLSLCLAWVGGPGAVVVSLSGRSLKPSWILMTCCYPAIPLDGRFIRRCKQGCLQFVILKPILVVITFILYAKGKYKDGNFSVNQSYLYITIIYTISYSMALYALALFYAACRDLLRPYNPVPKFIMIKSVVFLTYWQGVLVFLAAKSRFIKNADKAADLQNFVLCVEMLIAAIGHLFAFPYKEYAGPNARPSGGFRESLLHALKFNDFYHDTVHQFAPTYNEYVLYNHNEGDNAQTKYPSGSTAPSGQGVELAGITVVASNSPVTSSVSSNQAEQEETMTTPIKDKVDPPGGLYDLTELLDVDLSSYPAKVPAITDVRKQ from the exons ATGGAGTGGGCATCGGCGGCGTACACGGCCGCGGCGCTGGTGTGCGCTACGGCGGCGTGCGTGGTCGCGCTCGCGCACATCTACCGCCACCTTCTCCACTACGCCGAGCCAATCTACCAGCGGTTCATCGTCCGCATGATATTCATGGTCCCG GTATATTCTGTGATGTCCTTCCTTTCCCTTATCCTCCCTGACAACGCGATATATTTCAATTCTATTCGAGAGAT CTATGATGCTTGGGTCATCTACAATTTTCTCTCACTCTGCTTGGCATGGGTGGGAGGTCCTGGTGCTGTGGTGGTAAGTTTGAGTGGCCGAAGCCTAAAACCGTCATGGATTCTGATGACTTGCTGCTATCCAGCTATTCCTCTAGATGG GCGTTTTATACGAAGATGTAAACAAGGTTGCTTGCAGTTTGTGATTCTCAAGCCTATTTTGGTTGTTATCACCTTCATACTTTACGCGAAAGGAAAATACAAAGATGGAAACTTCAGTGTCAACCAATCCTATCTCTACATAACTATCATATATACAATTTCATACTCAATGGCTTTATATGCACTTGCATTGTTCTATGCGGCGTGCAGAGATCTACTTCGGCCATATAATCCTGTCCCAAAATTCATCATGATCAAATCGGTGGTGTTCCTCACATATTGGCAG GGTGTCCTGGTTTTCCTTGCTGCAAAATCTCGATTTATCAAGAATGCTGATAaggctgctgatctccagaacTTTGTATTGTGTGTTGAGATGCTAATAGCAGCAATTGGGCACTTATTTGCTTTCCCCTACAAGGAATATGCAGGTCCCAATGCCCGCCCTTCAGGTGGTTTCAGAGAAAGTCTTCTTCATGCTTTGAAATTCAACGATTTCTACCATGACACCGTTCACCAG TTTGCTCCTACATACAATGAATATGTGCTCTACAATCACAACGAGGGAGACAATGCACAAACGAAGTATCCCTCAGGGAGCACCGCCCCAAGTGGTCAGGGTGTAGAGTTGGCTGGCATCACCGTGGTGGCTTCAAACAGTCCAGTGACATCAAGTGTATCATCCAACCAGGCAGAGCAGGAAGAGACAATGACAACCCCTATCAAGGACAAAGTCGATCCTCCTGGAGGGCTTTACGATCTGACAGAATTGCTTGATGTGGATTTGTCTAGCTACCCAGCCAAGGTTCCTGCAATCACCGATGTAAGAAAACAATGA